A genomic segment from bacterium encodes:
- a CDS encoding amino acid racemase: MDKKKKLFRLGVLGGMGPMAGIWFQKLIIDSTPAKKDQDHIQVICFTNPKIPDRTISLTQDGGKNYVKEVCKSLNVLAKSGASLVAITCNTAHAKLKEIQKNTSLPILDMIDLTVNNVASNFGSVLILATEATVREKIYQSKNDSNKINWICPDKRTQQKVSKIIYSIKAGCEKNILENIVSVIKKFDENSEAVIFACTEFSLYAEKVRKFVKIPIVDPLEVLAKEVVRLSYK; the protein is encoded by the coding sequence ATGGATAAAAAGAAAAAGTTATTTCGTTTGGGTGTTCTAGGTGGTATGGGGCCAATGGCGGGTATCTGGTTTCAAAAACTTATAATAGACTCAACGCCAGCCAAAAAAGATCAAGACCATATTCAAGTGATCTGTTTTACCAACCCTAAAATTCCAGATAGAACAATATCTTTGACTCAAGATGGTGGTAAAAATTATGTAAAAGAGGTTTGTAAATCGCTTAATGTTCTTGCTAAATCCGGTGCAAGTTTAGTGGCTATCACTTGTAATACTGCCCATGCCAAACTTAAAGAAATACAAAAAAATACTTCACTACCGATATTAGATATGATCGATCTTACGGTAAATAATGTCGCCAGTAATTTTGGCAGTGTGCTTATTTTAGCCACCGAGGCTACTGTAAGAGAAAAGATTTATCAATCAAAAAATGATTCTAATAAAATCAACTGGATCTGTCCGGATAAAAGAACGCAGCAGAAAGTCTCTAAGATTATTTACAGCATAAAAGCTGGATGCGAGAAAAATATTTTAGAAAATATTGTTAGCGTAATAAAAAAATTTGATGAAAATTCCGAAGCTGTTATTTTTGCTTGTACGGAATTTTCTTTGTACGCCGAAAAGGTAAGAAAATTTGTTAAGATTCCAATCGTTGACCCCTTAGAAGTATTAGCTAAAGAAGTGGTTAGGCTTAGCTACAAATAA
- a CDS encoding P1 family peptidase — translation MKNKENILIKRFKDYGFKVGFLPCGKKNSIADVLGVRVGHFNKISGRDIRTGITIIDPGIKNLFRKKIPAAIYVGNGFGKLTGITQVEELGTLETPIALTNTLAVGPVMRGVVDWVIKNSPDIKPIETINTVVGETNDGWLNNIHKNSIGADDVFKAFKNLSTNTGAGCVGAGVGTRVFSWKGGIGSSSRLIKIGNKKYTLGALVQTNFGGALNILGLPIGKILGETDFDNFIKTGDGSCVVVLATDAPFSARQLKRIAKRAVLGLAKTGSVMAHGSGDYIIAFSTNRNGIEGEGDLSKCLLDADLTQFFLGAVEAVEESVYDALFAAKTTTGRGGNTLKSIPKDQVIEIIKNKNG, via the coding sequence ATGAAAAACAAAGAAAATATATTAATAAAAAGATTCAAAGATTATGGCTTTAAAGTCGGTTTTTTGCCATGCGGCAAAAAAAATTCTATAGCCGATGTTTTAGGTGTAAGAGTTGGTCACTTTAATAAAATATCTGGTCGCGATATTAGAACTGGAATAACTATAATTGATCCTGGAATAAAAAATTTATTTAGAAAAAAAATTCCGGCGGCAATTTATGTGGGTAACGGTTTTGGAAAGTTGACTGGCATAACTCAAGTAGAAGAATTAGGTACTTTGGAAACACCAATTGCCCTAACCAATACTTTGGCGGTGGGGCCGGTAATGCGCGGTGTAGTAGATTGGGTTATAAAAAATTCACCAGATATTAAACCAATAGAAACTATAAATACTGTAGTTGGCGAAACTAACGATGGTTGGTTAAATAACATTCATAAAAATTCAATCGGTGCAGACGATGTGTTTAAGGCTTTTAAAAATTTATCGACTAATACAGGGGCGGGTTGTGTGGGAGCAGGTGTTGGCACGCGAGTATTTTCTTGGAAGGGTGGTATTGGCTCGTCTTCGCGTTTAATAAAAATTGGAAATAAAAAATATACATTGGGTGCTTTGGTTCAAACAAATTTTGGTGGAGCATTAAATATTTTAGGATTACCCATAGGAAAAATTCTAGGCGAAACCGATTTTGATAATTTTATTAAAACAGGCGATGGATCTTGTGTGGTTGTTTTAGCAACGGACGCTCCATTTTCAGCTCGCCAGCTAAAAAGAATAGCTAAAAGAGCGGTATTGGGTTTGGCTAAAACAGGTTCTGTGATGGCGCATGGTAGCGGAGATTATATTATAGCTTTTAGTACTAACAGAAATGGTATAGAGGGCGAAGGAGATTTGTCTAAATGTTTGCTCGATGCAGATTTAACGCAGTTTTTCTTGGGAGCCGTTGAGGCGGTGGAAGAGAGTGTTTACGATGCTTTATTTGCTGCCAAAACCACTACTGGTCGAGGAGGTAATACTTTAAAATCTATCCCTAAAGACCAAGTTATTGAAATAATAAAAAATAAAAATGGATAA
- a CDS encoding MGMT family protein, which translates to MNFKDKVYKFTQKIPKGKIATYKSVAISIGSPRASRGVAVVLSKNFDPKIPCHRVVRSDGSLGGYNRGGPAQKAKLLQVEGVGVKNGKVDLLHTI; encoded by the coding sequence ATGAATTTTAAGGATAAAGTTTATAAATTTACACAAAAAATTCCAAAAGGGAAAATAGCCACTTACAAATCGGTTGCGATTTCTATTGGTTCGCCTCGAGCTAGTCGAGGGGTTGCGGTGGTGCTATCTAAAAATTTTGATCCTAAAATTCCCTGCCATCGCGTGGTTAGATCTGATGGTTCTTTGGGCGGTTATAACCGCGGCGGCCCAGCCCAAAAAGCAAAACTCCTTCAAGTAGAAGGAGTTGGCGTAAAAAACGGTAAAGTTGACTTACTGCATACTATTTGA
- a CDS encoding NUDIX domain-containing protein, with the protein MKHTESAGGIVINEKGEVLVVSQKRPDLNQSWSLPKGHIETGEDGLTAAKREINEESGVSSLELIRDLGSYKRHRINADGEDDISELKTIYMFLFKTIEKDLKPVDPDNPEARWVSKNEVANLLTHYKDKEFFLKNINEF; encoded by the coding sequence ATGAAACACACAGAAAGCGCTGGCGGTATTGTGATAAACGAAAAAGGTGAGGTTTTGGTTGTAAGTCAAAAAAGGCCCGACCTAAATCAATCTTGGTCTTTGCCAAAAGGCCACATTGAAACAGGGGAAGATGGTTTGACTGCGGCAAAAAGGGAGATTAATGAAGAGTCCGGAGTATCTAGTTTGGAATTGATCAGAGATCTAGGTAGTTATAAGCGCCATAGAATTAACGCCGATGGAGAAGATGATATTTCTGAACTTAAAACAATTTACATGTTTTTGTTTAAAACTATAGAAAAGGATTTAAAACCTGTAGATCCAGATAACCCAGAGGCGAGATGGGTATCTAAAAATGAAGTCGCTAATTTATTGACTCACTATAAGGATAAAGAATTTTTCTTAAAAAATATAAATGAATTTTAA
- the polX gene encoding DNA polymerase/3'-5' exonuclease PolX codes for MINQEIAKIFKEISILFAMQEVAFKPQAFERAATNIENLGEDLKDIYKRGGTKALEEIQGVGKSMSEMIEEYIKTKKIKEHLALKKKIPVDIEGLTSVEGVGPKGVYKLYKKLGIRTLGDLEKAAKAGLIKSLEGFGEKSEEKILKGLEFVKKHIYRYVLGFVLPEIREIISRLEKSQYTEKVLLCGSARRMQETVGDIDILITSKKPKEVMDLFIKMPEVGRVVAKGETKSVVKLRNGLEMDLRVVVPESFGAAAQYFTGDKNHNVELRKIAIDKGYKLNEYGLFKVAERRGSKRGFTRKEVMIAGKTEEEIYNKLGLDYIEPELRTLSGEIEAAQNHILPKLIGYNDLKGDLQIQTTWTDGENTIEEMAEAAMKMGLEYILITDHTKSLAMTGGSDEKKLEKQMSAIDEINYKLKAKSRKLRVLKGAEVNILKDGSLDIDDKTLAKLDIVGVAVHSLFNLPKAEQTKRIIKAMENPNVDILFHPTGRIINKRPAYEVDMVEIVKAAKRTGTVLEIDAFADRLDLKDEHIRMALAEGVKLSIDSDAHHTDHFKYLELGIAQARRAWTTKSDIVNAWPLEKMLGFLKK; via the coding sequence ATGATAAACCAAGAAATCGCCAAGATATTTAAAGAAATCTCTATATTGTTTGCTATGCAAGAGGTGGCTTTTAAGCCACAGGCTTTTGAACGCGCGGCCACGAATATAGAAAACCTAGGCGAAGACTTAAAAGATATATACAAAAGAGGCGGAACCAAAGCTTTAGAAGAAATTCAGGGTGTAGGCAAAAGCATGTCGGAAATGATAGAGGAATATATAAAAACAAAAAAAATAAAGGAACACTTAGCTTTAAAAAAGAAAATTCCGGTAGATATAGAAGGTTTAACCAGTGTGGAGGGTGTTGGGCCGAAAGGAGTTTATAAGCTATATAAGAAGCTAGGAATTAGGACATTAGGCGATTTAGAGAAGGCGGCGAAGGCGGGTTTAATAAAAAGTCTAGAGGGGTTTGGCGAAAAGTCCGAAGAGAAAATTTTAAAAGGTTTAGAATTTGTTAAAAAACATATCTACCGCTATGTTTTGGGTTTTGTTTTGCCGGAAATTAGGGAAATAATTTCACGCTTAGAAAAAAGCCAATATACAGAAAAAGTTTTATTATGCGGTTCGGCCCGCCGAATGCAGGAAACTGTGGGCGATATAGATATTTTAATAACTTCTAAAAAACCAAAAGAAGTTATGGATCTTTTTATTAAAATGCCCGAAGTTGGGCGAGTGGTGGCGAAAGGCGAAACTAAAAGTGTGGTTAAATTAAGAAATGGTTTAGAAATGGATTTACGCGTGGTGGTCCCCGAAAGTTTTGGGGCGGCCGCCCAGTATTTTACCGGAGACAAAAACCATAATGTTGAATTGCGAAAGATTGCTATAGATAAAGGATATAAATTAAACGAATACGGCCTCTTTAAGGTCGCGGAAAGGCGCGGATCAAAACGCGGATTTACGCGGAAAGAGGTTATGATTGCTGGTAAAACCGAGGAGGAAATATATAATAAACTTGGCTTGGATTATATTGAACCTGAACTCCGAACATTATCAGGCGAGATTGAAGCCGCTCAAAATCATATATTACCAAAACTCATTGGGTACAATGACTTGAAGGGAGACTTGCAGATTCAAACTACTTGGACCGATGGCGAAAACACAATAGAAGAAATGGCAGAAGCGGCTATGAAGATGGGTTTAGAATATATTTTAATAACCGATCATACAAAATCCCTTGCTATGACAGGCGGATCAGACGAGAAAAAATTAGAAAAGCAAATGTCTGCGATTGACGAAATTAACTATAAGCTAAAAGCTAAAAGTCGTAAGCTACGAGTTCTAAAGGGAGCAGAGGTTAATATATTAAAAGACGGTTCGCTGGATATAGACGACAAAACTTTAGCCAAGTTAGATATTGTTGGTGTGGCGGTGCATTCGTTATTTAACCTACCAAAAGCCGAGCAAACCAAAAGAATAATTAAGGCGATGGAAAACCCAAATGTAGATATTCTTTTTCATCCAACAGGCCGAATTATTAATAAACGCCCAGCTTACGAAGTTGATATGGTGGAGATCGTCAAGGCCGCTAAAAGAACGGGCACAGTTTTAGAAATAGACGCTTTTGCCGATAGGCTGGATTTAAAAGATGAGCATATAAGAATGGCTTTAGCAGAAGGGGTAAAATTGTCTATAGATTCTGATGCGCATCATACGGATCACTTTAAATATTTAGAACTTGGCATTGCGCAAGCCAGGCGTGCTTGGACCACGAAGTCGGACATCGTGAATGCTTGGCCATTAGAGAAGATGTTGGGATTTTTAAAAAAATGA
- a CDS encoding MFS transporter: MFTGVNRIIKVIVAADFFYNSAFASFGPVFAIFLTNQIEGGSAKVAGFAASIFWIVKSIFQLPIARFLDKTDGERDDFWALFLGYFLSSLIPIAYIFVTTPMHLYIVQGFYGFIMAWAVPAWYSIFTRHVDKWRISFEWSLDSVFSVGLAASVATAVGGYVADKYGFVTLFLSASAISLLASLLLLGLLSHLSPKKRYQDRIIPERHRRIVQ; this comes from the coding sequence ATGTTCACTGGCGTAAATCGCATTATAAAAGTAATAGTGGCAGCCGACTTTTTTTATAATTCGGCTTTTGCTTCTTTTGGTCCGGTGTTCGCAATTTTTTTAACAAATCAAATTGAAGGCGGTTCGGCTAAGGTGGCTGGTTTTGCCGCTTCAATTTTTTGGATAGTAAAATCTATTTTCCAACTGCCCATCGCGCGTTTTTTAGATAAAACCGATGGCGAACGCGATGATTTTTGGGCGTTATTTTTGGGTTATTTTTTGAGCTCACTTATTCCCATAGCTTATATTTTTGTTACAACGCCGATGCACTTATATATTGTGCAAGGTTTTTATGGTTTTATAATGGCGTGGGCGGTACCGGCTTGGTATTCCATTTTTACGCGCCATGTAGATAAATGGCGCATAAGTTTTGAATGGAGTTTGGATAGCGTGTTTTCAGTTGGGCTGGCCGCCTCGGTGGCTACAGCAGTAGGTGGTTATGTGGCCGATAAATATGGCTTTGTTACGCTTTTCCTTTCGGCTAGCGCCATATCTCTTTTGGCTTCATTGCTTTTGCTTGGTTTGCTTAGCCATCTTAGCCCTAAAAAACGCTACCAAGATAGAATCATACCCGAACGCCACCGCCGTATAGTTCAGTAG
- a CDS encoding S8 family serine peptidase, which translates to MYKKPQLRFFLVLTAFLAVFLVSSNIALAVSKNSNLENGRYLISTKSYFIKSLFGVQHEFDSGFTADLTSGEVWTLEKIFKINVVPVPLYKINSIEVVDTVSANVDGVVSETVASLQKDAQKIKDRDILPTAGISWGVATVYNDDFVTSTSGGKGVNVAVLDTGVNVSHPDLVSDIKDCKDFTRGSVPRSACEDKNGHGTHVAGIIAGDGGFDAKGIWGVASEANLLVYKVCRNDGTCWADDVASALDYAANIGKADIAFMGLGGNSESSVLKNSINSAWNKNILIITGAGNDGPDKASIDWPAAYKNSVAVGALTEDKITATWSSRGVNDGDYIKEEREVSFIAPGVNIESTWVDGGYRFLSGTSMSAAFVSGLAAKIWNGSATNTMTNLEELSRDVGLIGDDNATGFGVIVLPRSKVETPPVFLLP; encoded by the coding sequence ATGTATAAAAAACCACAACTTAGGTTTTTTCTTGTTTTAACAGCTTTTTTAGCTGTTTTTCTGGTTTCCTCAAATATAGCCTTGGCTGTTTCTAAAAACTCCAATTTAGAAAACGGCCGATATTTAATTTCAACTAAAAGCTACTTTATAAAGTCTCTTTTTGGCGTTCAGCACGAATTTGATTCTGGTTTTACGGCCGACCTAACTTCGGGCGAAGTTTGGACACTAGAAAAAATATTTAAAATTAATGTTGTGCCTGTGCCTTTGTATAAAATAAATAGTATAGAGGTGGTTGATACTGTTTCGGCCAATGTGGACGGTGTTGTTTCTGAGACTGTAGCTTCTTTGCAAAAAGACGCTCAAAAAATAAAAGATAGAGATATTTTGCCTACAGCTGGAATTTCTTGGGGGGTGGCTACTGTATACAACGACGATTTTGTAACTTCTACTTCTGGCGGTAAAGGAGTTAATGTTGCTGTTTTGGATACAGGTGTTAATGTTTCTCATCCAGATTTAGTTAGCGACATAAAAGACTGTAAAGATTTTACGCGCGGATCAGTCCCTCGTTCTGCCTGTGAAGATAAAAATGGTCACGGTACGCATGTGGCTGGAATAATCGCGGGCGATGGCGGTTTTGATGCTAAAGGTATTTGGGGCGTGGCGAGCGAGGCTAATTTATTGGTCTACAAAGTTTGCCGCAACGACGGCACCTGTTGGGCGGACGATGTGGCTTCAGCCCTAGATTACGCAGCCAACATAGGTAAGGCCGATATTGCCTTTATGGGTTTGGGTGGAAATAGTGAAAGTTCTGTTTTAAAAAATTCTATAAATTCGGCTTGGAATAAAAATATTTTAATTATTACGGGCGCTGGTAACGATGGTCCGGATAAAGCTTCTATAGATTGGCCAGCCGCTTATAAAAATTCTGTGGCCGTGGGTGCTTTAACTGAAGATAAGATAACAGCTACTTGGTCTAGCCGGGGCGTAAACGATGGGGACTATATAAAAGAGGAGAGAGAAGTTTCTTTTATTGCCCCTGGTGTAAATATAGAATCAACTTGGGTTGATGGTGGTTATAGGTTTCTTTCTGGTACTTCTATGTCTGCGGCTTTTGTTTCTGGTCTTGCGGCTAAAATATGGAATGGTTCGGCTACGAACACAATGACTAATTTAGAAGAATTGAGCCGCGACGTTGGTTTAATAGGCGATGATAATGCCACGGGCTTTGGGGTAATTGTTTTACCAAGAAGCAAGGTAGAAACTCCTCCTGTGTTTTTATTACCCTAA